Below is a window of Desmonostoc muscorum LEGE 12446 DNA.
AATGTCAACTGAGTTATACCAATTTAATATGAAGCTGCATAGAAAAGAGCTTCTAAAATAAAGTTATAAGAAGAGATGGAAATCACCTGTTCAGATGTTAATTGCTCGAACAATTGTTGTAGGCGAGTGCGTAAGTCTTGCAAGTCAGAAAACAGTTCATTCTTGAGAGATTTTTTGAGAAACTGCCACAGCCTTTCAATGGGATTAAGCTCAGGAGCATGAGGTGGTTGCAGCAGGGGAATAATATTTTCAGGCCAATTAATCGCACTACTGATATGAGCAGGAGCTTGGTCTATTTGTAAAATTGCATAATCTGAACCTAATTGTTGCGATAACCAGTCTAAAAACTGTTGAAAATAGTCACCATTGAGCTGCGGGTATTCTTGCTGAAAATGTTGTCCTGTTAATGGTTCAATTGCACCATAAATCCAAAAATTTTCTCTTTCCCATTTCACCGCTACAGTTGGTTTGACTCCAGGGGCCGTAATTACTTTTCCCGTTAAAGTTTTTAATCCCACCCTGGTTTCATCCTGACACAGATAATGAATACACTTTCCTGGTGCTAGATGTTTTTCTAGCCTCTCGATAATGATACCGAGTTTTTTTTAAACTCAGATACTAACTTCTCATCCTGCTTATGGCTTTGCGGACGTGGTACTTTGAGTTTTGCTCCTAATTTATATCTCACTAACGCATATACTGTTGCATACTCTACTTCCAGCCCCTGTTCTTTTTTTAACCACTCCACTATTGCACCATAGCTACTAAAGCCTTTTCCTGTTTTTAACTCCTCTGTTAGTGCCGCGATCGCTACCTCATCAATTTTTCGTTTTGCTCCCGGAGCTTTTTTAATTTCTAATAATTCATCTAGTCCACCGACTCTATATCTTTGTAACCACCTTGTGACAGTTGATGTATCTAGAGCCAAGCGTTTTCCAATTTCTTGCTGTTCATGAACCTGCCCGTTTTTTATCCACCACAGCATCATCAGTTTTTCTTTCTGGTTTCCTACGTTGGCTGTTTGTAGACGTTTCTTTAGTTCTGCTTCGCTTTCTGCAATTTCAATCTTAAAAGGGCGGCTCATGCTTATTTTTATTTATCCAGTTTATTCACTCTATTATATGCAGCTTCATATAAAATTGGTATTAGGTCATTGGAACCAATGGAGAAGCCATCAAACACCTCAGCAAATTCTTCAGCCATAATCACATTGCTGGGCAATTCACACATCACATAAACTTGCAAGTCATTAACACCTTGCTTTAAACCATTTTTTGCCATTTCTGCTAACACTAACCGCCCTTCATCGGGAGTGCGACAAAAAGGGATCATGGGGATGACATTGGTCAAACCCATTTCTTCCCGTACCCGCTTCAGGGCTTGACATTCTAAAGCGAAAGCTTCTCTGTAACCTTCATCATAGTAACGCGCCGCCCCCCGCCAACCGAGCATAGGGTTTTCTTCTTCGGGTTCAAATTGTTGACCACCTAACAAATTTGCATATTCATTACTCTTAAAATCTGACGTTCGTACAATCACTGTTTTCGGATAAAATGCTGCGGCAATTCTGCCGATACCTTGGGCTAATTTATCCACAAAATATTGAGGTTTTTCATCATAAAGTGTGGTGAGATTAGCAATTTTAGCTTTAACAAATTCATCTTTTAATAAATCATAATTAATCAATGCCATTGGATGAACTTGGATTTGGTTAGCAATAATAAATTCTGTCCGTGCTAAACCGACTCCATCGTTGGGAATTGCTGATAAACTCAATGCTTCTTGGGGATTACCCACATTCATTAAAATTTGCGTGCGGGTACGGGGTAAGTTTTCTAGAGGGACTTCTTCAACTTCAAAAGGTAATAAACCTGGGTAAACTTTTCCTTCTTCGCCTTCGGCACAAGAAATTGTTACTTCTTGACCCGTTTTCAAAATATCTGTAGCATTGCCACATCCAACGATCGCAGGTACACCCAATTCTCGCGCAATGATTGCGGCGTGACATGTCCTACCACCAGAATTGGTGACAATTGCACTGGCACGTTTCATAATTGGTTCCCAATCGGGGTCAGTCCTTTCTGTTACCAAAACTTCCCCAGCTTGAAACTGTTCGAGTTTTTGAACATCTAAAATTAGACGTACTTTCCCTTGACTAATTGCTTCCCCAATGGCCCGTCCAGTAATAAGAGGGAGTGGGGAGTGGGGAGTGGGGAGTTGGGAGTGGGAAGATTTTTCCCCATTCCCTATTCCCCATTCCCTATTCCCCAATAACAACCGATAACTCCGCAACACATTTCCCTTCTTCTGCGATTGCACAGTTTCAGGACGTGCTTGGACGATAAAAAGTTGGTTAGTAATTCCATCTTTTGCCCACTCGATATCCATTGGGGTGTAAATATCGTGGACTTGGGAATAATGGTCTTCAATTAAACATGCCCAAGTTGCTAATTGTAAAATCTCTGCATCGCTGAGGGCAAATTTCCCTCTTTCTCTGAAAGGAACAGAGACATTTTTCGTAAATTTTGAGCCGTCATCATAAATCATTTTCAGTTCTTTGCTGCCCAATTTTTTATCAATGATTGGGCGAAAACCTGTTTTTAAAGTTGGTTTAAAAACATAATATTCATCTGGATTTACTGACCCTTGGACAACGTTTTCACCTAAACCGTAGGCGGCTGTAATTAGCGCCGCATCTTTAAAACCGGTTTCTGTGTCAATGGAAAACATTACTCCAGAGGTTGCTAAATCAGAACGCACCATTTTTTGTACGCCAACGGCAAGGGCAATGCTAAAGTGATCGAATCCCTTGGTGTGACGATAAGAAATGGCGCGGTCTGTAAATATAGAAGCAAAGCATTTATGACAAGCTGCTAAAACTCCTTGGGCACCGACGACATTCAGGTAAGTTTCCTGTTGTCCGGCAAAACTCGCATCCGGGAGGTCTTCGGCGGTGGCGCTAGAACGGACTGCAACATCTGTCTCTGCATTGTATTTTTCGCAAAGACTTTGATAAGCTGCGGCGATCGCCTCTCGCAATTCTACAGGAAATGGGGTGTGGATTAATAGCGATCGCGCTTTTTTTCCCCGTTCTCGTAAATTTTTTACATCCTCAACATCCAAGTCAGCAAATAATTTGCGTAGCTTTGCTTCTAACCCCGCTGATTCGATGAAATAACGATAAGCATAAGCGGTGGTAGCAAATCCTGTAGGCACATTAATGCCCTTGGGTGTTAATTGTTGAATCATTTCACCTAGTGATGCATTTTTCCCACCGACTAAGGGAATATCATGAATACCAACTTCATCAAACCAAAGAATGAGCGATCGCTCCTTAGAAGATTGAGATAAAGTGCTTGTAGATACTATCGCCATCTGTATTACCTCTTTAGTTGATGTTTAGTCTATGAGTGCGTAATCGCTAGTGTGTTTTTTCCCTGTTCAATTTTAGTGTTTGTAGCAACTGTGTTGGGGCTAGCGTAAACAGAGTCAGTAAATTTATTACAAAAGTATTAATATTTTGCCTAATGCTTACGCCTATGTTACTCTTTTGGTGGATAATATAGATTACACTTACGTAAGTAATACTACAAAAACTCAACTTTATAGGTGGAGCAGTGTTGAGCCATATCTAGATAATTTTCAGCTAATGAAAATTATTTCACTGCTGTCTTTTGTTATAAGTATTGAGATCGTATTGAATTGATCCAATGCAGGATAAGGAAGCCACTCACCAGAATTCATCAGAATTATGTATGACTAGTGAGCCAGCGCAGTCTTCTTCCAAAAGGACACCTTAGAGGATGTTTAAAGTTTGAATTTTACGCCACTTTCTCAACTTGGCGAAAGACTCCTATGAGCAGGTTTCTCGATCTGTGTAGAGTGGCGTGAAATTTCAAAACCACAGTGGCTCCTGATTATTAGTTATTGAAAACAAGAAGTTTGTTTCTTGATTTCTAAATCCCCAAATTTATCATTGGGGTAATTTTGAATGCTTGATTTTTCACCAATCATTATACATTTGATAGGACAATAAACAGATGAAACGTTTTATTTCCTTGTCGATTGCGGCAGCTTTCTTATCTACTTCGCCGAGTTTGGCACAGACAACACCAATCACTAAAGCACCAAAAAAAGCCGAACAAACTTTGGCACAAAACACACTGCCAAGCCAATTGCCTATTTACAACGTTACACAAAGTGGCGCTTCTGAACAATCTGCTAAAGCACTTGCTGATTTTCTTGGGCTACGTGCTAGCCCCATTGGGAAAAATGGTATTTTGCGTTATTTAGACCCAGAGAAATTTCAAAAAATACCAACCAAATCAATTGTCACGAAAGTTGGTGAACCAGATGAGGATGGACAGAAAACAGTTGCTGAAGGTATTGATTTCACTGCCTTGAAAAACACCAGAATTTTGGATAACGAAAAAGCTTTAGCTCGTACCAAAGAAGCACTCCAAAAAGCTGGTTTAGTGCTGATAGGTGGTAACGCATCTATAGGACATTCAAACTTTGAAGCTATTAGCGTCAAAGGTGAAAAAGTAGTCAGCACTCCTTTGGATACTCAGGTAAACTACAGTTTCGTCTTAAATAGACTCAAATTGGTAGGGCCGGGAGCAAAAGTTAAATTTGTTTTTAATGGCGAAGGAACTGTGACCCAGCTATTTTATGCCCAACGTACTTTACAACAAGGTAAAACAGTAGGCATCATATCACAAGCAGACGCAGACAAACTAGCAACAACTGCATATCAAAAACAGGGTGCTTTAGGTAGACTGCAACTAAAATCGGAACTTGTCTATTATGCTCCTTCCTTGGAATTGGTGAACGCCAAGCAAATTTTGCCGCATTATCTCTACAGTGGCACTGCAAGCGTTAAAGGACAACAGGTAGTGCTGCGGCAAATTCTGATTCCAGCTGTTCCCAATAGCGCACCTAAAGTAGAAATTGCTGCCAGCAGCCAAGACTCAACAATTAGCGCCAAAGCAAATGTCAGCGGTGGAACAGGGCCATATACCTACGTTTGGAGTTCTTCAACCACCGCACTCGATCCGAAACTAGCCCAGAGTGGAGCATCAATACAGTACAAAGTCGAAAGACGGCAAAAAGGCTTAGTAGCACCAGAAATTGTTAGTGTCACCGTCACTGATGCTAACGGGCTGAGTGTGCAAGCAAGTCAAACAGTACAAGTAACAACTGCCTCAGTTGTGCCAACATTGCCCGAACTTACATCATTAAAAAGCTTGGGACGAGTGGATGTCGGTATTGAGTGGATTGGTGTATCTCAGGGGTTAGGTGGTTCGGCGGGGAACGCTGGTGGTTTTGTCACACGTTTCTCGGCTGAGGGTATCCCAGTGCAGTTTAAGTTTGGTGATTTCAGTGCTTGGGAGAGGGATTTTAAAGAATCCACTTTGGGTGGCAACGATCGCAACTACGTAGATGATGTAGACTTGGTATTCTACACTGGTCACGCTAACGGCAATGGTTTCACCTTTTCCAGCAGTCAAGACGACGGTTTTTTGGACATTCCCTCAGAGGGTCGCTGGGGCGATCGCGATTTAGAATGGATTATTCTTGCAGCTTGCGGTCCATTGCAAGCAGTTGAGGGTGGTGTATCAATCAGCCGTTTGTTCCCTGCATTTAAAGGACTGCATATTTTGAATGGTTATTCTACCGTCAGTAACGATAATACTGACGAAGGTCGATTATTTGCGAATTATATACTGCGAAGCCCTTTCCTGTGGTGGTTTAATCCGCTGAAAATCAGGGAAGCATGGGCGCAAACAGCAGTTGATGTCCAGCCAAGTAGCGTCTACTACGGCTTCATGGGCGTCTACGGTTCTGGCGGTGTCAGCAGCTACAATGATTACTTCTGGGGTAAGGGGTCTGTTAGCCCTGACCTCCGGGGTAGCAATATTTACGGTTTTTGGATAGTGCGTGCGCCTTCCTAATTCAATAGACATTTCCAGAAATTAAATATGCGTTATCCATAAACCTTGTAGAGACGTAGCACTGCTACGTCTCTACATTTGTTTACTGTTCGGTTAAGCAAGAGATAAGGGTAAATCGCCGTCTGTACAAAAGACTTCTTGCATAAATCAAAAAAAGAACCCCACCCCGCCTTTGACTTACGTCATAGTCTCCCCTCCCCGCTCTTCGGGAGGGGCTGGGGGTGGGGTATTAGGGGACTTTTGCAAGAGACTCCATGAACATAGTTCACAAGGAAGGAATGAAAATATCTCTTTCCCAGTCCCCAGTCCCCAGTCCCCAGTGCCCAGTCCCCAGTTCCTATTTTCAAGGCAGGTCTAAAGAATTGATGGTTGTAGAGACGCCCATTTACCCTTGTCTTTGTCTTTGTCATGTAGAATTTTGAGCAAAAAACCTTTAGATTGTGCAATTAAATGCCAAACTTTAGTCCAAAAATAACAATTATTCGAGATAATGGCTGTATCGCAATACCAGATGCAATGCACAATGGCGCAATTAGAAAGACTGCTGCTCATGGCAGAAGATGAGCTAACTGAGTACAGTACTGATGCTCGCAAAATGGAAAAACTACGCCGTAAAATAGGTTTATCAGTATCAGCAGCCGAACAGCGACAAGTTAAAGAAGCATTATTAACTACAACTAAATCTAATATAATTACTCAAATTGTCGAAGAACAAAGACAAACCGTAGCCTTACCATTTTGGGGAATTGCTGGCTTAGGTTTGTTGCTGGGAATTTCTTTAAATCAACCCATAGGCTTGTTAGCCGCCGTAGCTGGGACTGCATCAGCTTACAGAATTCAGAAATGGGGTTGGCAATTGCAAGCAAGGCGTTTATTGTTACGAACTTTGGAAGATATTGAAGCCCGTGTTGCTCAACCGAATAAATGATATTAAGTTGATTGTCGTAAAGATTGACGCGGGGACGCGGGGAGGGGGAGACGCGGGGAGGGGGAGACGCCGATTTATCGCGTCTTCTTTTCTCCACATTCCCGCGTCAGCCTTAATTATCCGGCTTTACGTGCAATAAACACCGCATGACCCAGTGATAGTTGGTATTCACCATAACTACGTGTGGTTTGAACCTCAAACCCTACCTGCTGGAGTTGATTTGTAATCGTTGCTGTGTCGTATAACCGCTGGTGGTGTACTTCGTCATCTCGTCTATAGTATTCGCCTACTTTGCGGAAGGTGATAATTCGACGAGTCAAAGTTTTTTCTTCCCCATCCTCGTGCTTTTCAACGAGTACTATCCAGTCTTCTCCTTCAGTGAATCCTTTGGTTGTGGTTCCTGGTGTAACTTGTCCCGTCTGTGAAATGTCGAAGATGAATACACCCCCAGGAGTTAAGGCATTATATATGCGGTGGAACAGCTGAACAAGGTCGCTATCTTCGTCAAATACATAGCTGAGACATTCACTAATCGATGTCACAGCATTGCACGGCGGAATCTCTGTTTGAAATAGCGATTCGATGCGAAACTCAGCATTTGGGACTCTAGTTCGGGCAATATTAATCATCGACTCAGAAATATCGACTCCCAAAACATCATAATTAGCTTTGATAAGTTCTTGCGCCCATAAGCCGCTACCGCAACCCAAATCAACCACTAGTCCATCAGATATTTTGTTTTCAGCCAGGATTTTTAGTATGCCGGGAGCAGACTTGAGAGCATAGTCACGGAAACCGACATCATGAATAAAAGCCAGGTCTTCTTTGTACCACTCATTCATATATATAGATAAAAATCCGGTTTTATTTCTGATATTACTTGCGTAGGCCTACCGTGTATACACAAGTCTGAAATATACCCCACCCTAACCCTCCCCTTTACAAGGGGAGGGAACTAGATTTCTGGCTTCCCCCCTTTCCAAGGCAGGGCTGTTTCATTCCCCAAAGAGCTTTAAAAATCAAGGGTTCTAGCAATTAAAAATTAGTTATTTTGTTACCAGCGTGCCCAGAAAATGAACTATTTTACTGATATTTCAATGTTTAAATGTTCATCTCATCGTCACCCTTACTTACAATTTTCTCGCTAACCATCTTGACAAATCCTGTTTGAAATGGAATGAAACAGCCCTGCCTTTCCAAGGGGGGATTGAGGGGGGTAATTCCCGAATTCAATAAACGACACCCCGAATTCAATAAACAACATCCCGAATTCAATAAACGACACCCCGAATTCAATAAACGACTGCCCAATTTTTTATGTCTTGCCCTGATCGTAACTTTCAACCAGGCTTTGGGGAAGTCAAAAGTCAAAAGTCAAAAATATGCATAATTTATTGTCATTAAAACTTGAGAATTATTAATAAAAATTCTGCACATAATAATTAAGTATAATTTTAGACTTTAATATAAAGACATCGCACTTATCAAAACCCCAAGATCGATAAAGGCGATCGCTTCATCCCGCAAAGAAGTGTGCGATTGATTGGTTGTCTTACAATGGACACTAAACCTTAAAATTGGGAGGCAACAATGGATAGTACAGATAATTCTCCAGTAGAGGATAGATCGTCAGCAGATTTGGTATCTGTGACAGAGTTACAGCACCAACTTAATGATTTACTCAAGCAACTATCACCAGAGCGATTACAGGTGCTTGCTGATTTTGCAGCTTATTTAGCAAATGCTGAAAGTGAAGCTGCAACCCAAGAACTTTTAGCAATTCCTGGCTTGTTAGAACGAGTTAAGCACTCATCAGCAACTCCTAAAACCGATTACACAAATTGGAGAACCCTTCGCTCTGATGTATGAAGTTCTTCTCCATCCTGATGCTCAAAAGGTTTATATTAATGCTGACAAAGCTCTAGCTAAGAAAATTGCTCGATGTTTGCAGCAGTTAGAGCAAACTCCCCAGTTGCACCCCAACATTAAAGCCCTTAAGGGAGATTATGCAGGGTACTATAGCAATCCGATTTGATTTCTGAATGACTTGTAGAGGTAAGGGACTGGGGATTGGGGACTGGGGACTGGGAAGGAGCAATAAAGGTGTACTGGGTTTTGTTCAAAAATCAAATATGAGTCCTATATCGCTACCGAATTGGGGACTACAGGGTAATCTATTCGATAGAGGATGAACTAGTACAGGTATTTGTTGTGGCGATCGCCCATCGCAGTGAGGTGTATGAATCGTGAAGGTGAATTGGTAAAGCTATGGGGGGATCTAAAAGTGCTACCTTTGCGCCTCTCTTGCCTCGTGCGTGAGATTCCATTAACTCCCCCCCATTTCCACCCCAACCTTTGCTAAATTCTCCCGCATCGCTACACACCGAACATGCTCAACACCCCAAACTCGCTGACAAATCTCCAACGCTTGCAAATAAAAAGATTCTGCTTCAATATAACGCCCCGTTGCCCGATAAATTTCCGCTAAATTATTCAGACTTTCGGCAACATTAGGATGATTTTCTCCCAACAACAGCTTATCAAGTTCCAAGGCTTTTATACATAAAACTTCCGCCTCCTCATAACGTCCCTGTTCCCTATACAAATAACCCAAAGCATAGATAGTATCTGCTAACAGCGGATGCGCCTTTTGTAAAACACGCTGCTTCACTTCCAAAGATTGCAAAAACAAAGATTCCGCCTCATTGTAGCGTCCTTGAGCGCGGTATATCAAACCTAAATTGTGCAAATCTGTCGCCACATCAGGATTTTCTTCACCCAAAAATTGCTTATCTAATTCTATTGCTTGTTGCGACAAAGGTTCAGCTTCAGTGTAGCGTCCTTGATGATAATAAAGTAGCGCTAAATTATTCAATATCAAAGCAAAAGAAGGATGATTTTCCCCTAGCAAACTTTTAGCAATTTCTAGCGATCGCAGATACAAAGGTTCTGCCTCATCATAACGTCCTTGTTCATCATATAATAATGCCAAATTATTGAGACTAGCGACGACATCAGCATGATTTTCTCCCAATAAGCGTTTTCTCAATTCCAAAGCTTGTTGATAGAGAAGTTCTGCTTTGCTATATTGTCCCGTAGATTTGTAAATTCCTGCCAAATTATTCAGACTAGTAGCGTAAGCAGGATGATTTTCTCCCAACAAGCGTTTCCTTAATTGCAAAGCTTGTTGATATAGTGGTTCAGCTTCACTGTAGCGTCCTGTTGCGCGATATAATCCTGCTAAGTTGTTGAAATTAGCAGCTAAGTCTATTTGCAAACCTAATTCATTTTGCAATTCAATGGCTTGACGCCAATACTTGATTGCTAATTCTTGTTCTTCTTGATAATTCTGAGACTCACCCCGTTCTAATCTGCTGCGGTAAATATCGCCCAATCTTGAATATAAAGTAGCCAAGGTGGGGTCTTTAGTTCCGCGTTCCTGTTCGATATTATCAATCAGCCTTTGTAAATCTTGGATAGGCAAGAAAAAAGCATTATTTTCATTAGTATCTGTGCTGGCTAATTCTGTGTCTCGAAAAACAAAGCGTATAGGTTCTAATTCTTTACCAGCAATAGCATTAGTTTTTTTAGATGCAAACCGAAATACACCGTTACGCCAACTCCAAAAATCAGGAGCTTTTTTAATCAAGTTGATTAAAATTTGATTAGTTACCCAAAGCACAATTGCAAAAGGAAAATCGCGCAATCCTTCCCTTGTCCACTGTAAGTAACCAAAAAATTTTTCCTGTTCTGATTGCTCTTTTCCTAATCTGAGAAAATAAAGTTGTTCAGCACCCGTTACAGTAATTACCGCCGGCTGACGCTGACGGAGATATTCTTCTTGCTCAACCAGTTGATTGAGAGCAGCTTTTAAACTCGGCTCATGACGTGCTAATATCACTCGATATGTATGAAAATTAGATTGAAGTTCAGCTTCATATCGAGTAATAATCTCGTCACGAAAGTTAGGATCATCGCAAACAGCAATCAGTAAATTTAATCCCTGGTTTTGAGCTTCAATAGAAACAATTAAATCATCATATGCATCTTGATTTTCTCCTTCATCATCTAATAATTCTTCATTGAACATTTATGGCTCCCTGTCTTTTTAAACTTTCGATAATAATTGGATGAACATCGTACCATGTTTCTTCGGTGCGATATTCTAAGACATATAAACCATGTAGCAAATCCAAAAATTCAGCTTGTTTCGGGTCATTGGGCATAAATTGTTCATAAACACTTTGCAAAATATCTATATCAACTTTTCCTAAACGTATGGAAAAGTCATTGCGAATTTTATTGATTGCTTGGGCGAGAATTTTATCATCAATGATAACTTCGGCGTTGGGATTTCGTCGAATCATCCGTAAACAAATACGGCAACACTCCTTAGAAATGCGAATTAACTCTCGCAATACGCCGCCACTGTAAATAACAATTTTTTCAGCTGTTTCTGGTGCTATTAATTCACTAGTAATTCGCTTGCGTAAAACTTCACCGAGAATCTTTGTTGCTTCGGGACGCGGTTGAGCGCTAAGAAAGCGATTTTTACCTTTTTCAAAGATTTTGAGGACAGGCATTGCTACAATTTGGTCATTAGTTTCTGTAGCAATTATTGTGCTGATAAATGTTTCTCGAAGAACTGCGATAGGAATGGTGTAGATAATCCGAAAATTTGGTTGGCAGAGAGCTTTAATATTATCCTTGTAAATTTCGTTAACCCTGCCTAAATCGAGTTTATCCAAATCATCAATAATGACTAAAACATCTTGTTTAGTAGCAGTTTGAATCAAAGCAGCAATTTCGTTAATTCTAGCGACTAAATCTGATATTTTGCGCTCAAACTCTTGTTTAATTTCATCGCGGACGCTAGCATCAGCTTTTAATTTAGAGCTAATCAACTTGAGCAGGTCAAAACCTATTTCAGCCTCTAGCTGCAAATTTAATTCTTCAGTGCGAGTGCGGGTAGCAAACCATTTATAAAGAGCTTCTTTAGTACTTTGAGGAATATCAACTCGGCGTGCTTCTGCCTCTGCCATTAAATTAACTGCAATGGCAAACAGAATATTTATATGGTTAACTGCCGACATTTCAATTTTGTCAGCAATAGAAAATAGGACTACAAAATATTTATTTTGAATTTGCCTGCTAAATTCAGCCAACAAAGTTGACTTACCACAACCGCGATGTCCTGTAAAGACAATTTTGCCATCTTTATTGGGACTATCTTCAACTAATTGGTTGAGGTCTGCAATTAAATCATCACC
It encodes the following:
- a CDS encoding IS630 family transposase, translating into MIIERLEKHLAPGKCIHYLCQDETRVGLKTLTGKVITAPGVKPTVAVKWERENFWIYGAIEPLTGQHFQQEYPQLNGDYFQQFLDWLSQQLGSDYAILQIDQAPAHISSAINWPENIIPLLQPPHAPELNPIERLWQFLKKSLKNELFSDLQDLRTRLQQLFEQLTSEQVISISSYNFILEALFYAASY
- a CDS encoding helix-turn-helix domain-containing protein, which translates into the protein MSRPFKIEIAESEAELKKRLQTANVGNQKEKLMMLWWIKNGQVHEQQEIGKRLALDTSTVTRWLQRYRVGGLDELLEIKKAPGAKRKIDEVAIAALTEELKTGKGFSSYGAIVEWLKKEQGLEVEYATVYALVRYKLGAKLKVPRPQSHKQDEKLVSEFKKNSVSLSRG
- the ppsA gene encoding phosphoenolpyruvate synthase, whose product is MAIVSTSTLSQSSKERSLILWFDEVGIHDIPLVGGKNASLGEMIQQLTPKGINVPTGFATTAYAYRYFIESAGLEAKLRKLFADLDVEDVKNLRERGKKARSLLIHTPFPVELREAIAAAYQSLCEKYNAETDVAVRSSATAEDLPDASFAGQQETYLNVVGAQGVLAACHKCFASIFTDRAISYRHTKGFDHFSIALAVGVQKMVRSDLATSGVMFSIDTETGFKDAALITAAYGLGENVVQGSVNPDEYYVFKPTLKTGFRPIIDKKLGSKELKMIYDDGSKFTKNVSVPFRERGKFALSDAEILQLATWACLIEDHYSQVHDIYTPMDIEWAKDGITNQLFIVQARPETVQSQKKGNVLRSYRLLLGNREWGIGNGEKSSHSQLPTPHSPLPLITGRAIGEAISQGKVRLILDVQKLEQFQAGEVLVTERTDPDWEPIMKRASAIVTNSGGRTCHAAIIARELGVPAIVGCGNATDILKTGQEVTISCAEGEEGKVYPGLLPFEVEEVPLENLPRTRTQILMNVGNPQEALSLSAIPNDGVGLARTEFIIANQIQVHPMALINYDLLKDEFVKAKIANLTTLYDEKPQYFVDKLAQGIGRIAAAFYPKTVIVRTSDFKSNEYANLLGGQQFEPEEENPMLGWRGAARYYDEGYREAFALECQALKRVREEMGLTNVIPMIPFCRTPDEGRLVLAEMAKNGLKQGVNDLQVYVMCELPSNVIMAEEFAEVFDGFSIGSNDLIPILYEAAYNRVNKLDK
- a CDS encoding DUF6345 domain-containing protein → MKRFISLSIAAAFLSTSPSLAQTTPITKAPKKAEQTLAQNTLPSQLPIYNVTQSGASEQSAKALADFLGLRASPIGKNGILRYLDPEKFQKIPTKSIVTKVGEPDEDGQKTVAEGIDFTALKNTRILDNEKALARTKEALQKAGLVLIGGNASIGHSNFEAISVKGEKVVSTPLDTQVNYSFVLNRLKLVGPGAKVKFVFNGEGTVTQLFYAQRTLQQGKTVGIISQADADKLATTAYQKQGALGRLQLKSELVYYAPSLELVNAKQILPHYLYSGTASVKGQQVVLRQILIPAVPNSAPKVEIAASSQDSTISAKANVSGGTGPYTYVWSSSTTALDPKLAQSGASIQYKVERRQKGLVAPEIVSVTVTDANGLSVQASQTVQVTTASVVPTLPELTSLKSLGRVDVGIEWIGVSQGLGGSAGNAGGFVTRFSAEGIPVQFKFGDFSAWERDFKESTLGGNDRNYVDDVDLVFYTGHANGNGFTFSSSQDDGFLDIPSEGRWGDRDLEWIILAACGPLQAVEGGVSISRLFPAFKGLHILNGYSTVSNDNTDEGRLFANYILRSPFLWWFNPLKIREAWAQTAVDVQPSSVYYGFMGVYGSGGVSSYNDYFWGKGSVSPDLRGSNIYGFWIVRAPS
- a CDS encoding class I SAM-dependent DNA methyltransferase, translating into MNEWYKEDLAFIHDVGFRDYALKSAPGILKILAENKISDGLVVDLGCGSGLWAQELIKANYDVLGVDISESMINIARTRVPNAEFRIESLFQTEIPPCNAVTSISECLSYVFDEDSDLVQLFHRIYNALTPGGVFIFDISQTGQVTPGTTTKGFTEGEDWIVLVEKHEDGEEKTLTRRIITFRKVGEYYRRDDEVHHQRLYDTATITNQLQQVGFEVQTTRSYGEYQLSLGHAVFIARKAG
- a CDS encoding type II toxin-antitoxin system RelE family toxin, coding for MYEVLLHPDAQKVYINADKALAKKIARCLQQLEQTPQLHPNIKALKGDYAGYYSNPI
- a CDS encoding type II toxin-antitoxin system RelE family toxin; the protein is MEDELVQVFVVAIAHRSEVYES
- a CDS encoding tetratricopeptide repeat protein, translated to MFNEELLDDEGENQDAYDDLIVSIEAQNQGLNLLIAVCDDPNFRDEIITRYEAELQSNFHTYRVILARHEPSLKAALNQLVEQEEYLRQRQPAVITVTGAEQLYFLRLGKEQSEQEKFFGYLQWTREGLRDFPFAIVLWVTNQILINLIKKAPDFWSWRNGVFRFASKKTNAIAGKELEPIRFVFRDTELASTDTNENNAFFLPIQDLQRLIDNIEQERGTKDPTLATLYSRLGDIYRSRLERGESQNYQEEQELAIKYWRQAIELQNELGLQIDLAANFNNLAGLYRATGRYSEAEPLYQQALQLRKRLLGENHPAYATSLNNLAGIYKSTGQYSKAELLYQQALELRKRLLGENHADVVASLNNLALLYDEQGRYDEAEPLYLRSLEIAKSLLGENHPSFALILNNLALLYYHQGRYTEAEPLSQQAIELDKQFLGEENPDVATDLHNLGLIYRAQGRYNEAESLFLQSLEVKQRVLQKAHPLLADTIYALGYLYREQGRYEEAEVLCIKALELDKLLLGENHPNVAESLNNLAEIYRATGRYIEAESFYLQALEICQRVWGVEHVRCVAMRENLAKVGVEMGGS
- a CDS encoding ATP-binding protein — translated: MSKELLISFQSAYSNLELFPLMERNEMEKFRVEYGDDLIADLNQLVEDSPNKDGKIVFTGHRGCGKSTLLAEFSRQIQNKYFVVLFSIADKIEMSAVNHINILFAIAVNLMAEAEARRVDIPQSTKEALYKWFATRTRTEELNLQLEAEIGFDLLKLISSKLKADASVRDEIKQEFERKISDLVARINEIAALIQTATKQDVLVIIDDLDKLDLGRVNEIYKDNIKALCQPNFRIIYTIPIAVLRETFISTIIATETNDQIVAMPVLKIFEKGKNRFLSAQPRPEATKILGEVLRKRITSELIAPETAEKIVIYSGGVLRELIRISKECCRICLRMIRRNPNAEVIIDDKILAQAINKIRNDFSIRLGKVDIDILQSVYEQFMPNDPKQAEFLDLLHGLYVLEYRTEETWYDVHPIIIESLKRQGAINVQ